From one Spiroplasma endosymbiont of Panorpa germanica genomic stretch:
- a CDS encoding prolipoprotein diacylglyceryl transferase family protein → MKKPQIMINLLSNLPQPGDPIEDWIEQGRNDPFLFGWMPIYPIFIFLGVVGVLVASVIKFRMRKIPLYDLGIAIFIVIPAGILGASVLGKFNILYNNWKIWELFYFWQPGMAIFGGLIFGGAAGFAWFHKRAQYYQISTWVYADCILPNVLIGQAIGRWGNLFNHEILGRPTSLESLQKWLPDWIVNKLWYVQNPNVGALETDPWFIEYREPLFLYESIANIVLFILITFLIANLGRMFSKKPWKIYPSEFPNIVNKQYRWVEKEKLKVWETQRPIVYKKRIIEDREVLKLSLWESWNKAYYLKTLDNKQITYFGELEINYEGNLQRDIKKLEKVKQQQFNDISKTKEKFAKLIKKENQKSKIKNYKKDLNNEIKAIKDSFKSEIQELRKATNWWRVTWNQDSKELYKANNPENYFVIHSGVVSASYLIGYLTVRWVLETRRTDAELVLKHLFVLDMVLFALFTIFALGLLIFSQFIAPYKWRKVNWLYEKSY, encoded by the coding sequence TTGAAAAAACCACAAATAATGATTAATCTTTTGAGTAATTTACCACAACCAGGAGATCCAATTGAGGATTGAATAGAACAAGGACGAAACGATCCCTTCCTATTTGGGTGAATGCCCATTTATCCGATTTTTATCTTTCTAGGGGTTGTCGGGGTCTTGGTGGCTTCAGTAATAAAATTTCGTATGCGAAAAATACCGCTTTATGATTTGGGAATAGCTATTTTCATAGTAATTCCAGCAGGTATTCTGGGAGCTAGCGTTCTGGGTAAATTTAATATTCTGTACAATAACTGAAAAATATGAGAATTGTTTTATTTCTGGCAACCAGGAATGGCTATCTTTGGTGGACTAATTTTTGGGGGAGCTGCAGGCTTTGCTTGATTTCATAAAAGAGCTCAATATTATCAAATTTCAACTTGAGTTTATGCTGATTGTATTTTACCAAACGTTTTGATAGGACAAGCCATTGGTCGATGAGGTAACTTATTCAACCATGAAATTTTGGGAAGACCAACTAGTCTTGAGAGTTTGCAAAAATGACTACCCGATTGAATTGTTAATAAATTATGATACGTACAAAATCCTAATGTCGGCGCTTTAGAAACTGATCCCTGATTTATAGAGTATCGCGAACCGTTATTTTTATATGAATCTATTGCTAACATAGTTCTTTTTATTTTGATTACTTTCTTAATTGCAAACCTGGGGAGAATGTTTTCAAAAAAACCCTGAAAAATTTACCCAAGCGAGTTTCCAAATATTGTTAACAAGCAATATCGCTGAGTTGAAAAAGAGAAACTAAAAGTTTGAGAAACACAAAGACCAATTGTTTATAAAAAAAGAATTATCGAAGATCGTGAAGTATTAAAACTAAGCCTTTGAGAAAGCTGAAACAAAGCTTATTACCTTAAAACACTGGACAACAAGCAAATAACATATTTTGGAGAATTAGAAATTAATTATGAAGGTAACTTGCAGCGTGATATTAAAAAGTTAGAAAAAGTTAAACAGCAACAGTTCAACGATATTAGTAAAACAAAAGAAAAATTCGCCAAATTAATCAAAAAAGAAAATCAAAAAAGTAAAATAAAAAACTACAAAAAGGATTTGAACAACGAGATTAAAGCAATTAAGGACTCTTTTAAATCAGAAATTCAAGAATTAAGAAAAGCAACAAACTGGTGAAGGGTCACCTGAAATCAAGATTCAAAAGAACTTTATAAAGCTAACAATCCCGAAAATTACTTTGTAATTCATAGCGGAGTTGTTAGTGCATCGTATTTAATTGGTTATCTAACTGTTAGATGGGTGTTGGAAACCCGTAGAACGGATGCTGAACTTGTTTTAAAACACTTATTCGTTTTAGATATGGTTTTATTCGCGTTATTTACGATTTTCGCACTGGGACTACTAATTTTTTCCCAATTTATTGCACCATATAAATGAAGAAAAGTTAATTGACTTTATGAAAAGTCTTATTAG
- the uvrB gene encoding excinuclease ABC subunit UvrB translates to MKKEDLKFTLVTEYQPAGDQPEAIKKLIKGLENNEKHQVLLGATGTGKTFTIANIINQTNRQTLVLAHNKTLAMQLYIELKEFFPENRVEYFVSNFDFFQPEAYLPSRDLYIDKDAKINQELDMMRLSAMNGLMLRKDTIVVASVAAIYASQNPEEYGAVFFELKVGEVLSKKELLGFLIKTGYVRNEIETVRGTFSANGDVIKIVPSWTDQMIYRISMFGNEIESIETLEPYNNVVMQRMSLATIFPATSYVTPEDKMKTVIENIREELKNRLTELRTEGKMLEAQRLEQRTNYDLESLSEFGTVSGIENYSAHLDFRPAGVPPYTLLDYFDKDFLTIIDESHMMIPQTRGMSNTDYSRKKNLVDYGFRLPSAMDNRPLNFEEFSNKLNQVIYTSATPGDYEMELANHQFVQQIIRPTGLLDPIIEVRPTTNQIENIIEEILKRREKNERVFITTLTIRMSEDLTSYLQERNIKVAYLHSELKTIERTTVLNDLRKGVYEAVVGVNLLREGLDLPEVSLVCILDADKQGFLRNTRSLIQTTGRAARNASGLVIFYADQISKAMEETIEETTRRRDIQRAYNLEHNITPKTILKKISDFGIDDATRKQIIDISKRKANAAKDKKDKLIKQLRADMISAAKELNYEKAAQIRDVIIELEGQ, encoded by the coding sequence ATGAAAAAAGAAGATTTAAAATTTACATTAGTAACAGAGTATCAACCAGCTGGTGATCAACCCGAAGCTATTAAAAAATTAATTAAAGGACTGGAAAATAATGAAAAACACCAAGTCCTTTTAGGGGCTACTGGAACTGGTAAAACTTTTACAATTGCTAACATTATTAATCAGACCAACCGTCAAACATTAGTTTTAGCCCATAACAAAACTTTAGCAATGCAACTTTATATTGAATTAAAAGAATTTTTCCCCGAAAACCGTGTCGAATACTTTGTATCTAACTTTGATTTTTTCCAACCAGAAGCCTACTTACCTTCTAGGGATTTATATATTGACAAAGATGCTAAAATAAATCAAGAACTTGATATGATGCGACTTAGTGCGATGAACGGATTGATGCTAAGAAAAGATACAATCGTTGTAGCATCAGTGGCAGCAATCTATGCTTCACAAAATCCTGAAGAGTATGGAGCTGTGTTTTTTGAATTGAAAGTCGGAGAAGTTTTAAGCAAGAAAGAACTGCTAGGATTTTTAATCAAAACTGGTTATGTAAGAAATGAAATTGAAACTGTCAGAGGAACTTTTTCAGCTAATGGAGATGTTATTAAAATTGTTCCCAGCTGAACTGACCAAATGATTTATCGAATTTCAATGTTTGGTAACGAAATTGAATCTATTGAAACCCTAGAACCATACAATAATGTTGTGATGCAAAGAATGAGTCTGGCAACTATTTTCCCAGCCACTAGCTATGTAACCCCAGAAGATAAAATGAAAACTGTTATTGAAAATATTCGTGAAGAATTGAAAAATCGTTTGACAGAATTGAGAACTGAAGGTAAAATGCTTGAAGCTCAAAGATTAGAACAGCGAACTAATTATGACTTAGAATCGCTTTCAGAATTTGGAACAGTTAGTGGAATTGAAAACTATTCAGCCCATTTGGATTTTCGTCCCGCAGGTGTGCCACCATATACTTTGCTAGATTATTTTGATAAAGATTTTTTAACAATTATTGATGAGTCACACATGATGATCCCTCAAACTCGTGGAATGTCAAATACTGATTACAGTCGTAAAAAAAATCTGGTTGATTATGGATTTAGATTACCAAGTGCCATGGATAACCGACCGTTAAATTTTGAAGAATTTAGCAATAAACTAAACCAAGTTATTTATACCTCAGCAACTCCTGGGGATTATGAAATGGAGTTAGCAAATCACCAGTTTGTTCAACAAATCATTAGACCAACGGGACTTTTAGATCCAATTATTGAAGTGCGTCCAACTACTAATCAAATCGAAAATATCATCGAGGAGATTTTAAAGCGTCGTGAAAAAAATGAAAGAGTTTTTATTACCACTTTAACAATTAGAATGTCAGAGGACCTAACCAGTTACTTACAAGAGAGAAATATAAAAGTAGCTTACTTACACTCGGAATTAAAAACTATTGAGAGAACCACAGTTTTAAATGATTTACGTAAAGGAGTTTATGAAGCTGTTGTCGGGGTTAACTTACTAAGAGAAGGTTTAGATTTACCCGAAGTGAGCTTGGTTTGTATATTGGATGCAGATAAACAAGGATTCTTAAGAAATACCAGAAGTTTAATTCAGACAACCGGGCGAGCCGCTCGTAACGCATCGGGTCTTGTAATATTTTATGCCGACCAGATATCTAAAGCGATGGAGGAAACTATTGAAGAGACCACTCGTCGTCGAGATATTCAAAGAGCCTACAACTTGGAGCACAACATTACTCCCAAAACTATTTTGAAAAAGATTTCAGATTTTGGTATTGATGATGCTACTAGAAAACAGATTATTGATATCTCAAAAAGAAAAGCCAATGCTGCTAAGGATAAAAAAGATAAACTTATTAAACAATTAAGAGCTGACATGATTAGTGCCGCAAAGGAATTAAATTATGAAAAAGCAGCTCAAATTCGAGATGTAATTATAGAATTAGAAGGACAATAA
- the hprK gene encoding HPr(Ser) kinase/phosphatase yields the protein MLYIFTSLGAVLGICIFFTLALFMERWSFKRLSIKVVSVLALLTSLSVVLTNFFSYSFPFFGGVIILALGDWLIFISGMTFGPLAGVIVGICTDLTGSMISLFGQFHIGFMMIKVMLGFSGSLVFLFRKNNFIYLKVLLMYSLTYTLTSLVFNPIWLYAIGWGNAVFVHFLARLIKLPFGIAVYPTIAYLSFSIIVKIIGNWSDDNLWCFRRGNIVFFDKIKLIVKKGSNKGEKFMTKLRIKNLVDHFDLEVIAGSEHLDNVIEVYGLNRAGLELAGYVEKDQQKRRVVLFSNKENNYIHGFTNTEREKKYLAMLKDGIPAVIITEKFNDEILNQVTKKLEIPLLRVSGQTTSEFTQQILGFYDDYFAPSEEFHGSLVNIYGKGVMIMGKSGIGKSEITIELIKKNHLFVGDDRIVAIRKSSKIYGKSHEILNNLVEVRGIGIVDIAQTNGYQVILDETEIELVIELIKFGENGVDDTDRLGNEYDTQNILGVKIPHIRIPVSSGRNIANIIETAVAQLKIKQSGNWVSPTKIIAKRIEKTTNND from the coding sequence TTGTTATATATTTTCACATCCCTGGGAGCGGTTTTAGGAATTTGTATATTTTTTACTTTAGCATTATTTATGGAGCGCTGAAGTTTTAAAAGACTTTCGATTAAAGTTGTCTCAGTATTAGCCTTGCTAACTTCCTTGTCGGTCGTACTGACAAACTTTTTTAGTTACAGTTTTCCTTTTTTTGGAGGAGTTATTATCTTAGCATTAGGTGACTGACTTATTTTCATTTCTGGAATGACATTTGGACCTTTAGCGGGTGTAATTGTTGGTATTTGTACAGATTTGACCGGATCAATGATAAGTCTTTTCGGACAATTTCATATCGGTTTTATGATGATCAAAGTGATGCTAGGATTTTCTGGTTCACTAGTTTTTCTTTTTAGAAAAAACAACTTTATTTATTTAAAAGTTTTACTTATGTATTCACTAACATATACTTTGACTTCCTTAGTTTTCAATCCAATCTGACTTTATGCTATTGGTTGGGGCAATGCGGTGTTCGTGCATTTTTTGGCTCGATTAATTAAGTTACCTTTTGGAATTGCTGTTTATCCTACAATCGCGTACTTATCATTTTCAATAATCGTCAAAATTATTGGTAATTGAAGCGATGATAATCTTTGGTGTTTTCGTAGGGGAAATATAGTATTTTTTGATAAAATAAAGTTAATAGTTAAAAAAGGTTCAAACAAAGGAGAAAAATTTATGACTAAATTAAGAATTAAAAATCTTGTAGATCACTTTGATTTAGAGGTAATTGCAGGAAGCGAACATTTAGACAATGTGATTGAGGTCTATGGGTTAAACCGTGCAGGCCTAGAACTTGCGGGTTATGTTGAAAAAGATCAACAAAAAAGAAGGGTGGTTTTATTTTCAAACAAGGAAAATAACTACATCCACGGATTTACCAATACTGAGAGAGAAAAAAAATACTTAGCCATGTTAAAAGATGGAATCCCTGCGGTAATAATAACTGAGAAATTTAATGATGAGATTTTAAATCAAGTAACTAAAAAACTAGAAATCCCTTTATTAAGAGTTAGTGGTCAAACTACAAGTGAGTTTACGCAACAAATTTTAGGATTTTATGATGACTATTTTGCACCAAGCGAAGAATTCCACGGATCATTGGTAAACATTTATGGTAAAGGTGTTATGATTATGGGAAAATCTGGAATTGGTAAATCCGAGATCACAATTGAGTTGATTAAGAAAAACCACCTTTTTGTTGGTGATGATCGAATTGTTGCCATCCGCAAATCTAGTAAAATTTATGGTAAAAGTCATGAAATTTTAAATAATTTAGTTGAAGTAAGAGGAATTGGAATAGTTGATATCGCTCAAACCAATGGATACCAAGTTATATTAGACGAGACGGAAATTGAATTAGTGATTGAACTAATTAAGTTTGGTGAAAACGGGGTGGATGACACTGACCGTTTAGGTAATGAATATGACACTCAAAACATTCTAGGAGTTAAAATCCCTCACATTCGTATTCCGGTATCATCGGGTCGTAATATTGCCAACATTATCGAAACAGCGGTAGCTCAATTGAAAATAAAACAAAGTGGAAACTGAGTAAGTCCAACCAAAATTATCGCGAAAAGAATTGAAAAAACCACAAATAATGATTAA
- a CDS encoding prolipoprotein diacylglyceryl transferase family protein has translation MVDWVFNEREWDIWTDGWIQEVYGGWFRVYAFTMTLGVIAAIGFSAYKFWRKDLQLTQLAIGAVPIVICSLFGASFFGKLNAGHKTDFSDVSEVLGLFAFWSPGMAIHGGVFVGSFVGIIIFYIMGRRTKVSVWTYMDAIIPNILIGQGIGRWGNFFNHEITGPPIGLASENKLWWLPSFITRNTQATYIGFDNNLNINGINIVRGEVYQLNPIFIYEAFWLIFFWAIITFVLPHFLKWIQKRPENLGMSKMNIELKNEYFNTFANSIGEFEYTNFGGWKYDRLFYFNISNYGMKNYDAVTSDLNRSRSNKEIGYLSYRWKMGRALEQANNPYQIKVVRSGVEAGAYFFTWNLVRFILELQRPSNHLFIQNDKPLSLTIIGITGLIGLAIMGICQFVVPYLFRKPGYSYEKNYFKVINLENINDSKNDLGTKENNVRKSKEIKAQEKLEKLKQKAK, from the coding sequence ATGGTAGATTGAGTATTTAATGAAAGAGAATGAGACATCTGAACTGATGGTTGAATCCAAGAAGTTTATGGAGGCTGATTTAGAGTTTATGCCTTTACTATGACTCTTGGGGTTATTGCTGCAATCGGATTTTCAGCATATAAATTCTGAAGAAAAGATTTACAATTAACCCAACTAGCGATCGGGGCAGTACCAATTGTGATTTGCTCACTCTTTGGAGCCAGTTTTTTTGGAAAACTTAATGCTGGTCATAAAACTGATTTTTCAGATGTTAGTGAGGTTTTGGGGCTATTTGCCTTTTGAAGTCCAGGGATGGCAATTCACGGTGGTGTTTTTGTTGGTTCCTTTGTTGGAATAATCATATTCTATATAATGGGTCGAAGAACAAAGGTTTCGGTTTGAACCTACATGGACGCTATAATTCCAAATATTTTAATTGGACAAGGAATCGGTAGATGAGGTAACTTCTTTAATCATGAAATTACTGGACCACCAATTGGATTGGCTTCAGAAAATAAATTGTGATGGTTACCAAGTTTTATTACTAGAAATACACAAGCAACTTATATTGGTTTTGATAATAACCTAAATATTAATGGAATTAATATCGTACGAGGGGAAGTTTATCAACTAAATCCGATTTTCATTTATGAAGCATTCTGACTGATTTTCTTCTGAGCGATAATAACATTTGTATTGCCTCACTTCTTAAAATGAATTCAAAAAAGACCCGAAAATTTAGGTATGTCAAAAATGAATATTGAATTGAAAAATGAGTATTTTAACACTTTTGCTAATTCAATTGGTGAATTTGAATATACAAATTTTGGTGGATGAAAGTACGATCGTTTATTCTACTTTAATATTTCAAACTATGGAATGAAAAACTATGATGCTGTAACATCAGACTTAAATAGGTCGCGAAGTAATAAGGAAATTGGTTATTTATCTTATCGATGAAAAATGGGAAGAGCCTTAGAACAAGCTAATAATCCCTATCAAATAAAAGTTGTTCGATCAGGGGTTGAAGCTGGAGCTTATTTCTTCACTTGAAATTTAGTTCGATTTATTTTAGAGCTTCAACGTCCTTCAAACCACTTGTTTATCCAAAATGATAAACCACTTTCTTTAACAATAATCGGAATTACAGGTTTAATTGGTTTAGCTATAATGGGAATTTGTCAATTCGTGGTTCCTTATTTATTTAGAAAACCTGGTTATTCATATGAAAAAAATTACTTTAAAGTGATTAATCTAGAAAATATCAACGATTCGAAAAATGATTTAGGTACAAAAGAAAATAACGTGCGCAAATCAAAAGAAATTAAAGCCCAAGAAAAATTGGAAAAATTAAAACAAAAAGCTAAGTAG
- a CDS encoding bifunctional folylpolyglutamate synthase/dihydrofolate synthase, translating to MISVYENLIPKFSQPSKKNLREILNKYQNFQDSYQVINIVGTNGKGSTSYFTSLGLRKYYSKVGLFISPAFLYQNERIQINNNQISDEDFKRILKKFEKDISENKLNFFEVYTLIAMWYFFENKIEIAVIEAGIGGILDTTNLFNNQIGTVLTSVSLDHEEILGNKIKQIIFQKVGIAKKGFLISSHDNKCYQSFVKNQLKNVGVDFFQANTFTLNKTYQKNNMGLVQKLFEVLNLEFDEEIFFTQALNGRMSVLNKDPKLIIDGAHNVGAIKKLIKSVKKDSKDFEVIFASSLKKNYHKEIKILKKSFTKIYFAEFNPEDNWNWEKKYQVIDWKEKIKNNLKNNQNTLVCGSLYFVPLVYQWFITEG from the coding sequence GTGATTAGTGTTTATGAAAATCTCATTCCTAAATTTTCCCAGCCAAGTAAAAAAAATCTTCGAGAAATTTTAAATAAATATCAAAACTTTCAAGATAGTTATCAAGTAATTAATATTGTTGGTACTAATGGAAAAGGTTCAACAAGTTACTTTACATCTTTGGGTTTGAGAAAGTATTACTCAAAGGTTGGTTTGTTTATTTCCCCAGCATTCTTATATCAAAATGAGAGAATTCAGATTAATAATAACCAAATTAGTGATGAGGACTTTAAAAGAATTTTAAAAAAATTTGAAAAAGATATTTCTGAAAATAAACTTAATTTTTTTGAAGTCTATACCCTGATTGCAATGTGGTACTTCTTTGAAAATAAAATTGAAATAGCAGTTATTGAAGCTGGCATCGGAGGAATTCTGGACACGACAAATCTATTTAATAACCAGATTGGCACGGTTTTAACTTCAGTTAGCTTAGATCATGAAGAAATTTTGGGAAATAAAATCAAGCAAATTATCTTTCAAAAAGTTGGAATTGCTAAAAAGGGGTTTCTGATATCAAGTCATGATAATAAATGTTATCAAAGTTTTGTTAAAAATCAGCTTAAAAACGTGGGAGTAGATTTTTTTCAAGCTAACACATTTACTTTAAATAAAACTTATCAAAAAAATAATATGGGACTAGTTCAAAAATTATTTGAAGTTCTGAATTTAGAATTTGATGAAGAAATATTTTTCACACAAGCACTAAATGGAAGAATGAGTGTTTTGAACAAAGATCCTAAGTTAATTATTGATGGGGCACATAATGTTGGGGCCATTAAGAAATTAATAAAATCTGTTAAAAAGGATTCAAAAGATTTTGAAGTTATCTTTGCCAGTTCTTTAAAAAAGAACTATCACAAAGAAATTAAAATTTTAAAAAAAAGTTTCACTAAGATATACTTCGCTGAATTTAATCCAGAAGACAATTGAAATTGAGAAAAAAAGTATCAAGTTATTGATTGAAAAGAAAAAATAAAAAATAATTTGAAAAATAACCAAAACACTTTAGTTTGCGGTAGTCTCTATTTTGTCCCATTGGTTTACCAATGATTTATTACGGAGGGATAA
- the uvrA gene encoding excinuclease ABC subunit UvrA: MNKDIIKVKGAREHNLKNVEIEIPKNKLVIFTGLSGSGKSSLAFNTIYAEGRRRYIESLSAYARQFLGGNEKPDVDSIEGLSPAISIDQKTTSHNPRSTVGTVTEVYDYLRLLYARVGTPFCVNNHGEIKASSIKEVLESINNETQIDEQVFILAPIVVDKKGSFKDRLDKLRAEGFIRVQIDGTIINLDEEIDLDKNVRHNIDIVVDRLIYQQDEEIKSRIYSAIEVGLKYANGLIKVHYPNKNKLEKLFSTIYSCKVCGFSIADMEPRLFSFNAPQGACPDCTGLGINLEPDQDLIIPDKSVSISEGGIVYYKNIIAKDNIEWQKFKILCDHYYVDLTAPIKQLTEKQKEMILWGSDEPIEYKIKSSGGNTFASFDYIEGVASLIQRRYMETKSDESRKWYAKFMASKTCKTCKGARLNSTALAIKINNFSINDFTNLAIDEALDFLLNIKLNANQEKIANLVLKEIISRISFLNKVGLSYLSLSRTATTLSGGEAQRIRLAKQIGSQLTGILYVLDEPSIGLHQRDNDKLIATLKHLRDLGNTLIVVEHDEDTMWASDWIVDIGPGAGIHGGEIVFEGTVQDIVKDEKSLTGRYLSGKESISVPKNYRGGNGKKIEIIGASENNLQNIDVTIPLNKFITITGVSGSGKSTLMEDIIYKSLKKNLHNEQIKPGAHKSIKGLENIDKVIYVSQEPIGKTPRSNPATYTSVFDDIRDLYTETTEAKIRGYKKGRFSFNVPGGRCENCQGDGIITISMQFMPSVEVVCEICDGKRYNEQTLQVLFKGKNIYDVLNMSVEEAAIFFENIPQIKNKLDTILEVGLGYIKLGQNAKTLSGGEAQRIKLSTYLLKKQTGKTLFLLDEPTTGLHIDDVKRLLAVLNRLVDLGNTVLTIEHNLDFIKVSDYIIDLGPGGGTGGGRVVVTGTPEQVIKSDTSYTAQYLRKYLKRD, encoded by the coding sequence ATGAACAAGGATATAATTAAAGTAAAAGGCGCGAGAGAACACAATTTAAAAAATGTTGAAATCGAAATACCAAAAAATAAGTTAGTTATTTTTACAGGACTATCAGGAAGCGGTAAGTCTTCACTAGCTTTTAATACAATTTATGCTGAAGGTCGTCGAAGATATATCGAATCACTTTCAGCCTACGCTAGACAGTTTTTAGGCGGAAACGAAAAACCAGATGTAGATTCAATTGAAGGTTTGAGTCCTGCTATCTCTATAGATCAAAAAACAACTTCTCATAATCCTAGATCAACTGTTGGAACTGTCACAGAAGTTTATGATTACTTGAGATTGCTTTACGCTAGAGTGGGAACCCCATTTTGTGTTAACAATCACGGTGAGATTAAGGCGTCATCTATTAAAGAAGTTCTTGAGTCCATAAATAATGAAACTCAAATTGATGAGCAAGTTTTTATCTTAGCTCCGATTGTTGTTGACAAAAAAGGAAGTTTCAAGGATCGTTTGGATAAATTACGTGCAGAAGGTTTCATAAGAGTACAAATTGATGGTACAATAATTAACCTGGACGAGGAAATTGATTTAGATAAAAATGTCCGTCACAACATTGATATTGTGGTTGATAGATTAATTTATCAACAAGATGAAGAAATCAAATCCAGAATTTATTCAGCTATCGAGGTTGGATTAAAATATGCTAACGGACTTATCAAGGTACATTACCCCAACAAAAATAAATTAGAAAAATTGTTTTCAACTATTTATTCATGTAAGGTTTGTGGGTTTAGTATTGCTGATATGGAACCGCGACTATTTTCTTTTAACGCACCTCAAGGTGCTTGTCCTGATTGTACTGGATTAGGGATCAATCTAGAACCCGATCAAGATTTAATTATCCCAGATAAATCGGTTTCAATTTCTGAGGGAGGAATCGTTTACTACAAAAACATTATAGCTAAAGATAATATTGAATGACAAAAATTTAAAATATTGTGTGATCATTATTATGTTGACTTAACAGCTCCAATCAAACAACTAACAGAAAAACAAAAAGAAATGATTTTGTGAGGAAGTGATGAGCCCATTGAATATAAAATTAAATCATCAGGGGGAAATACTTTTGCTTCTTTTGATTACATTGAAGGTGTAGCTAGTCTAATCCAAAGAAGGTATATGGAAACTAAATCTGATGAAAGTCGTAAGTGATATGCTAAATTTATGGCTTCTAAAACTTGTAAAACTTGCAAAGGTGCTAGATTAAACAGTACGGCTTTAGCCATCAAAATAAATAATTTTTCAATTAATGACTTCACGAATTTAGCAATTGACGAAGCTTTAGATTTCTTACTAAACATTAAATTAAATGCCAATCAAGAAAAAATTGCTAACTTAGTTTTGAAGGAAATAATTTCACGAATTAGTTTTTTAAATAAGGTTGGACTTAGTTATTTAAGTCTTTCAAGAACGGCTACAACTCTTTCTGGGGGAGAAGCCCAGAGAATTAGGTTGGCCAAACAAATTGGTTCACAGTTAACAGGGATTCTTTATGTTTTAGATGAACCCTCAATTGGATTACATCAAAGAGATAACGATAAATTGATCGCCACATTGAAGCACTTAAGAGATTTGGGAAATACTTTAATCGTTGTAGAACATGATGAAGACACCATGTGAGCTAGTGATTGAATTGTTGATATTGGACCAGGAGCTGGAATTCACGGAGGAGAAATAGTTTTTGAGGGAACTGTGCAAGATATCGTTAAAGACGAAAAATCTTTAACTGGTAGATACTTGAGCGGTAAGGAATCTATTAGTGTTCCAAAAAATTACCGCGGAGGTAATGGTAAAAAAATTGAAATCATCGGAGCTAGCGAAAATAATTTACAAAATATTGACGTAACAATTCCGCTAAATAAATTTATAACAATCACTGGAGTTAGTGGAAGTGGTAAATCAACTTTAATGGAAGATATTATTTACAAGAGCTTGAAGAAAAATTTACACAACGAGCAAATTAAACCCGGAGCTCATAAATCAATTAAAGGATTAGAAAATATTGATAAAGTTATATACGTATCTCAAGAACCGATCGGTAAAACTCCGAGATCTAATCCAGCAACTTATACTTCGGTTTTTGACGATATTCGTGATTTATACACCGAAACTACTGAAGCTAAAATTCGTGGTTATAAAAAGGGACGTTTCAGTTTTAATGTTCCTGGGGGGCGTTGTGAAAATTGTCAAGGTGATGGAATCATTACTATCTCGATGCAATTTATGCCAAGTGTAGAAGTTGTTTGTGAAATTTGTGACGGTAAGCGTTATAATGAACAAACACTACAAGTACTTTTCAAAGGTAAAAATATTTATGATGTTTTAAATATGAGTGTTGAAGAGGCGGCGATATTTTTTGAAAATATTCCGCAGATTAAAAATAAACTTGATACAATTTTAGAAGTTGGTCTGGGATATATTAAGCTAGGGCAAAATGCTAAAACTCTTTCTGGAGGAGAAGCGCAAAGAATCAAACTATCAACTTATCTTTTAAAAAAACAAACAGGGAAAACTTTATTCCTTTTAGATGAACCAACAACTGGATTGCATATTGATGATGTTAAAAGGTTATTAGCTGTTCTAAACCGTTTGGTTGACTTGGGTAACACCGTCTTAACAATTGAACATAATTTAGATTTCATTAAAGTATCAGATTACATTATTGATTTAGGACCTGGAGGAGGAACTGGGGGAGGTAGAGTTGTTGTGACTGGAACGCCTGAACAAGTAATTAAAAGCGACACTAGTTACACTGCTCAATATTTGAGAAAGTATTTAAAACGTGATTAG